The genomic interval CATGGAGTCCAGGTCGATCTCCAGGGACTGGACGTTGCGTCTCAGCTCCGTGAGTGTCATCTCAGCAGCTCCTATCTCAGCGGTCTGCGAGGTGACCACTGTGGTGTTCTCCTCAGTCTGCTGGGACCAGTGCTTGTCCAGCTCCTCTCGGTTCTTCTGAGCCAGCTCGTCATACTGGGCCCGGGTGTCTGCCATGATCTTGCTGAGGTCCTGAGCTTTGGGGGCATCCAACTCCACGGTCAACCCAGAGTTGGCAATCTGGGTTTGTAGACCCTTTACTTCCTCCTCATGGTTCTTCCTCATGAACAGCAGCTCCTCCTTGAGAGCCTCGATCTCAGTCTCCAGCTGCAGCCGGCTGACATTGGTGTCATCAGTGACCTTGCAGAGCCTGTGGATGTCACTCTCCACAGACTGGCGCATGGCCAGCTCTGTCTCATACTTGACTCTGAAGTCATCAGCAGCAAGACGGGCATTATCAATCTGCAGAACGATGCGGGCATTGTCCACAGAACTTGCAAAAATCTGAGCCCTCAGGTCCTCGATGGTCTTCAAGTAGTGCCCCCAGTCTCTGACCTGGGGTCCCTTCTCCAGGTGTTCCCGGATTTTGTTCTCCAGTCTCCTATTATCGGCCTCCAggctcctcaccctctccaggtAGGAGGCCAGGCGGTCATTCAGGTCTTGCATGGTCTCCTTCTTGCCCTGGATGCCCCTTACACCCACCAGACCCCCAGCCATCCCGGCGCCCAGGATCCCGGACCCACAGCCGCCCCGGACGCTGGTGGAGAGGGACACAGAGAGCCGGGGGCCCGAGCCCCCGGTGCCTGCATAGACGCTGGCAGTGCTGCTGACCGGTCGGACCCGGTGGCCAGGTGGCTGCGTGGAGCCCACGGACCGGTAGCTGGAGAAGGTGGACTGGGTGCTGAAGCTCATGTTTGTTCCGCGAGGAAAGAGCGAGGCCAGGACTCAGGTGCTGGGCCGTGGAGTGTGTCACACTGATCTTGAAGAATGAGTGATGCCTACTATAAACTTAATGAAGTGGTGACTAAAACTCCACGTGCTGCCCCAGATGTAGTAACTTTCCTGGAGCAAATTGACATGTTCTTGAGCACTTGCTTTGCAGCTACTGACCTGGTGTATGCCCTTTTCTCTATACCAAGTTGTAAAGGCCACCAGAAACAGTTTGCTTTTACTTGTCAGGGCTAACAGTGCACTTTCACAGTTTTGCCTCCCGGCTATACCAATTCTACTCTCTGTCATATTATTCTGGACAGATCTTGATTATCTTGACATTCCACAAAACATCATACTCCAAGCTCACTGATGACATTATGATGATTAGATTTGATGTTCATAAAGTAGCAGATACTTCAGAGGCCTGAGTAGTGTGTCTGTACATTAGAAGGTGGGAGATAGGTCCCACAAAACATAATacatattctttgaaaaaaatccccTTATAAGAGGACTCAAACTCAAGCTCAGTGTagttcaaacccctgttgttcaGGGGTCGactgtatatatcacatttgaaTGTGCTACTTGGACCCACCTATAGAATCAACTATAAGCCTGGTTTACAGAGTGTTCTGTCTTGTATGCTAGTATCACTCAGTGCCTGCCACTCAGGGTTGATGCTGAAGGACGCTGGTGAGGGAAAACCTTCCCATGGGGAGAACTCTGAGCAACATATTTAGTTGTACACAGTGTCCAGACTGAGAGATCGCCAGTAGTACAGATGGATACCAACTCTTGGGCAGTTGATAGTGGTTTGATTGGATATGTGTTAGGCATCACCAGAGaaacagatgaatatatatattatatgtatcaCCAATacgagatatatgtatatatattagaatatataatatatatgttaggatatatctacatttatatatatttaggataCAGGCGTATATTGTTTCATTATGCTTCACTTTACTGTGCTTTACAGATATTATGTCTTTTTGCAAatcgaaggtttgtggcaaccctgtgttgagcaagtctatctgTGCGATTTTTCgaacagtatttgctcacttcgtgtttCTGAACTTACCTTACTAAGGCTGACCCTGCTAACACCAATGCTGAGGGCTTACTATGTCAGCACCAGAGATCAATACTGATGCCCTGGTGGCAGGTTGTCTACACTGGACCTCTTCCATCTTGGAGGGAGCAGAGACTTGTCCTCAATGGAGTAGATACATTCTAGGTGTGGATGCGCCTTCCCTGCCCTACAATGCTTCTGCCAGAAGCACTATCTGTGGACCAAAGAGCACCTTATTCACTGTCATGGTACTTTCCGTAGCATTGCTTCTGATCAATGACTTCCATAGCATCTCTCCTCTCACAGCAAAGCGAATGCAGTAGTGGGCTCTTGGCCATGGAATTAACTGGTCTAGCCATGTACTACATCACCTAGAAGCAACTGAGCAAATTTTGAAAGCTTACTGATACAATGTAATGGCTTTTGAAGACTCAGTTCCTGTGTCAGATGGGAGTCAACCTCCTGAAGGGATGGGGTGCTATCTTAAAGGATATTGTAAATGCTGTGAAGGATATTGTACACGTTTGAAACAGAGAACATATATGGTGCTATCTCCCCCGTAGCCAGACTATACGGGTCTTGGAATCCAGGGGTGGAAGTGGCTTGTTTGACACTGAACCCATAGATTCAGTCATAGAGTTTTTGCTTCCCATCCCGACTACCTTGAGCTCTGCCTGTTTGGAGTTCTTAGTCCCCAAAGAGGAGCTGCTCACCAGGGGACACTCACACCCAGGGCTCCAGATGAAGAACCCCAATCAGCGAGGCCCTCTGCTAGACTTTACAGAGAAGAAGAGCATGACTGTGTCTGTGAAGAATCCAGGAGAAGGACAACCTCTCAAAGGCCCTCGTGTCTGGAAAATACATTCTGGGCAGTATTGGAAGAGTTTTGATTCTGTCAAGTTTATACAACAAGAGAGACATCAGCCGTGcatactgatttttatttatttgttcatctaaatggaaagaaaagtcaGGGTTTTAAGGTctgtagaaatggacaaatgtttTCCAGGCCTCCGAAGCACCTGAagatacaattaaaaagaaaaacttccttaTTCTCTTGTCTGCATAAGTTATAGCACTAActtaaaataaacttaataacTTATAGAGCAGGGCTGCTGGTTAAAACAAAATTAACGTTAGTCCAATTACACCCTCATTTAACCATATCTGGTGATTCTGCGAAGGTTATTATTGTTCATATACTCTACTTACTTCTTGATAAAGGGCCCACTCATGCCTTTAAAACATTGCTTGTTTTGTCCATATTTTAATGCTGTAGTTAAGTGCATGGACTCTGGAATTTGATGctggggtttgaatcctggctcagtcactttctagctctgtgatcttagtaagtcaattaacctctctgttcttaagtcccttatctctaaaatgaggatgatagCAGTACctgctttttcttaaattaatttttttaaattggagtatagttgacttacagtgttgtgttagtttctgctgtacagcaaagtgagtcagttatacatacacagatatccactcttttttagattctgttcccatataggtcattacagagtagtgaatagagttccctgtgctatacagtaggttcttactagttatctattctatataagCAGTACCTACTTCAAAGTGTTGTTTGGAGCATTACAATATGCAAAGTCCTTACAATGGTGCTTGGCCCATAGTAAGCGATGAATAAATGTTAGCAGTTGTTAATATTATAATTTGGCAGTGCTTGCTCTAGGTCGGCTTGCCAGGAATATAAACCCTTTtatatcctctctctctttttctctagcAAACCTGCAGAACACCTGCTAAATAacttatggattgaattgtgtcccctgttcccgccccctcctccctgccctacATTCATATCTTAAAGCCTTAACCACCAGtgagactgtatttggagataggacctttagggaagtaattaaggttaaatgagttcaCAAGGGTGGTGATctaatctgataggactggtgtccttacaagaggagGACGAGACACCAGAGATTTCTCTCCCTCTGCAGGTACACAGAAGGAAGGCCGTGTGAGGGCGCAGAGGGGAGGCGGCCGGATACTAGCCTGGAAGAGCAACCACACCAGAAACCAATCCTGCtgggaccttgatcttggacttccagcctccagaactgtgagaaataaatgtctgttgtttaagcccctcaggctatggtattttgctatggcagcctgaTCAGACTAAGACAGTGACACTATGAAATGTTTTAACTCACATTTTCAGTGAGAGACAAATGAGCAGTCCTGAAGTACGACATCTGATGCCATCCTGCAATACCATTTCCCCATCGTGGGAAAGTCTGGTACCTACCATGGGGGGCGGGGTCGTCGTGAGGAGTCATATACCATCGGGACTACTGTCCACTTGCTTCCCTCAATATAGCTACTGTTTCTACAAAATTAATTGAGGCCTCAGGCTGACTACT from Physeter macrocephalus isolate SW-GA chromosome 11, ASM283717v5, whole genome shotgun sequence carries:
- the LOC102977115 gene encoding keratin, type I cytoskeletal 18-like, coding for MSFSTQSTFSSYRSVGSTQPPGHRVRPVSSTASVYAGTGGSGPRLSVSLSTSVRGGCGSGILGAGMAGGLVGVRGIQGKKETMQDLNDRLASYLERVRSLEADNRRLENKIREHLEKGPQVRDWGHYLKTIEDLRAQIFASSVDNARIVLQIDNARLAADDFRVKYETELAMRQSVESDIHRLCKVTDDTNVSRLQLETEIEALKEELLFMRKNHEEEVKGLQTQIANSGLTVELDAPKAQDLSKIMADTRAQYDELAQKNREELDKHWSQQTEENTTVVTSQTAEIGAAEMTLTELRRNVQSLEIDLDSMRNLKASLENSLREVEACYAMQMEQLNGVLLHLESELAQSRAEGQRQTQEYEALLNIKVKLEAEINTYCRLREDGEDFNLGDAVDSSNSMQTIQKTTTLGLMDGKVVSETSDIKVLRH